A window of the bacterium genome harbors these coding sequences:
- a CDS encoding glycosyltransferase family 9 protein — translation MNIPNSGYGCTTDGNTNLNETNKILVIQTAFPGDAILTLPFIQELKKQRSGYSIDVLCTPATVEIFNASPAVNSVILFDKKGKQKSFFSFIKFIKELKLKKYEIVYSPHRSFRSALITLNLGAKESFGFDNSNLKFAFKSTVKYNHDDHEVKRNLAFVEGDYSGEKWKIIPEIKPSQEQKENVHGYLKSNEIKKFIAIAPGSVWETKKYPSEYYKSLIDYFINKSYQIILIGGEQDKTLCESLQAESEKNVFIAAGKFSLIESTELLKSASLLICNDSAPTHLGMCADIPVLTIYCSTIPKFGFYPYNSKSDYISYDKLNCKPCGIHGFRRCPIETFDCAKRLTPDLIISKAEKLISDGNH, via the coding sequence GTGAACATCCCGAACAGTGGTTATGGATGCACAACAGATGGAAATACTAATTTGAATGAGACCAATAAAATACTTGTAATTCAAACGGCATTTCCCGGAGATGCAATCCTCACACTTCCTTTTATACAGGAATTAAAAAAGCAGAGATCCGGGTATTCGATCGATGTTCTGTGTACTCCTGCAACAGTGGAAATTTTTAATGCTTCTCCTGCAGTTAATTCAGTCATTCTGTTTGATAAAAAAGGAAAACAAAAATCCTTTTTTTCATTCATTAAATTCATAAAAGAATTGAAGTTGAAGAAATACGAAATTGTATATTCACCTCATCGTTCATTCAGAAGTGCTTTAATTACTTTAAATCTTGGAGCAAAGGAATCTTTCGGATTTGATAACAGTAATCTAAAGTTCGCTTTCAAATCAACCGTAAAGTACAATCATGATGATCATGAAGTTAAAAGGAATTTAGCTTTCGTTGAAGGTGATTACAGTGGTGAAAAATGGAAAATTATTCCGGAAATAAAACCATCACAGGAGCAAAAGGAAAACGTTCACGGATACTTAAAATCTAATGAGATAAAGAAATTCATAGCAATTGCACCAGGTTCAGTTTGGGAAACCAAAAAATATCCTTCGGAATATTATAAATCTTTAATTGATTATTTTATTAATAAAAGTTATCAAATCATACTGATCGGTGGAGAGCAGGATAAAACTTTGTGTGAGTCATTGCAGGCAGAATCAGAAAAAAATGTTTTTATTGCAGCTGGAAAATTTTCTCTGATAGAATCAACAGAGTTATTAAAAAGTGCATCGTTGCTGATTTGTAATGACAGTGCTCCAACCCATCTGGGTATGTGTGCTGATATTCCAGTGCTGACAATTTACTGTTCTACCATTCCTAAATTTGGGTTTTATCCATATAATTCTAAAAGCGATTACATTAGCTATGATAAGCTTAATTGTAAACCTTGTGGTATTCATGGCTTTAGAAGATGTCCGATTGAAACATTTGATTGTGCAAAAAGATTAACACCTGATTTGATCATCAGTAAAGCTGAAAAGTTAATATCGGATGGCAATCACTAG
- a CDS encoding lysophospholipid acyltransferase family protein, translating to MMKNKIEYILFIFFSYCFKIAGLDLSRKFANVLALTFFYIIPIRKKIVLKNLQIAFPENNLRTNKKLAYKIYKSFAISLVEILYLPYLKREALRDVVECSNPELIVNKFNEGKGVILLSSHFGNWEFIAISVAIQIQLPFSVIVKPLRNPLVFEWMNKARTKFGNEVVPLGISIRKTYQTLKEKKIVAMVADQRGPAEGVKVDFFGRKVSIYTGPAVLALKTGAPLICGIPIRDKDYKYKTTLIEISLENLPEGEDEKVIEISQRYTSYLEKVIREHPEQWLWMHNRWKY from the coding sequence ATGATGAAGAACAAAATTGAATATATTCTTTTTATTTTTTTTAGTTATTGCTTCAAGATAGCTGGTCTAGATCTTTCCAGAAAATTTGCCAATGTTTTGGCACTTACATTTTTTTACATTATCCCGATCAGAAAAAAAATAGTTCTAAAAAATCTTCAAATAGCTTTTCCAGAGAATAATCTTAGAACTAATAAAAAGCTTGCATATAAAATTTATAAAAGTTTCGCCATCAGTTTGGTAGAAATTCTGTATTTACCATACTTAAAAAGGGAAGCTCTGCGTGATGTAGTTGAATGCAGCAATCCTGAACTAATAGTAAACAAGTTTAACGAAGGGAAAGGGGTGATATTACTTTCTTCACATTTCGGGAATTGGGAATTTATAGCAATTTCTGTCGCGATTCAGATTCAGCTTCCTTTCTCTGTAATCGTGAAGCCACTTCGAAATCCGTTAGTATTTGAATGGATGAACAAAGCACGCACTAAATTTGGCAATGAAGTCGTTCCTTTGGGAATATCAATTCGAAAAACTTATCAGACTTTAAAGGAAAAGAAAATCGTTGCAATGGTTGCAGACCAGAGAGGACCTGCTGAAGGTGTAAAAGTAGATTTCTTCGGCAGGAAAGTTTCAATATATACTGGACCTGCTGTACTGGCACTGAAAACGGGAGCCCCGTTAATCTGTGGAATTCCGATACGAGATAAGGATTATAAATATAAAACCACACTTATTGAAATTTCATTGGAGAACCTTCCGGAAGGTGAAGATGAAAAAGTTATCGAGATTAGCCAGAGATATACATCATATCTCGAAAAAGTAATTCGTGAACATCCCGAACAGTGGTTATGGATGCACAACAGATGGAAATACTAA
- a CDS encoding GWxTD domain-containing protein, with protein MNRLLLPISVLSFITFLYPQNINFEFDYAQFGYDSVSNYVEFYYSFNQNGFIITSTDTGDFVQGLLDIEINDSASGNVIVSKHWMVTNQITDTINISKSLIGLFGFIIDKGSYLINVSGSDAVNASNKRTISEFLVVKPFLNDSTALSDVQLASNIIPNTDNTESIFYKNTYEVMPLPASVGGEMQPVVFYYLELYNLHDENAVNDFKLNEIILNSRGQLVNFKSKKINKSADTRVEVGLVKAHKLPTDTYTLRIDLIDSVANYGVSSSKRFFIYNPSVVAPDTLSVTVSPVLSTTFGAMSVEELDDLFNKSKYIATNPEIDKYKALSTEEAKREFMYNFWKARDENPSDDRNESYLSYTKRIGESDTRFTAMGKQGWKSDRGRVYIIYGEPSEIERHPNETNTRPYEIWKYESLEGGVYFIFGDLTGFNDYQLIHSTKRGELRDEYWQRRIAIQ; from the coding sequence ATGAACAGGTTACTTCTTCCAATATCAGTATTATCATTTATTACATTTCTCTATCCGCAAAATATCAATTTCGAATTTGATTATGCTCAATTTGGTTATGACTCTGTATCCAATTACGTAGAATTTTACTATTCTTTTAATCAGAATGGTTTTATCATTACTTCTACTGATACTGGAGATTTTGTACAAGGTTTACTTGATATTGAAATAAATGACTCGGCATCGGGAAATGTAATAGTTAGTAAACACTGGATGGTAACTAATCAAATTACTGATACTATCAATATCAGTAAAAGTCTCATTGGATTGTTTGGTTTTATTATTGATAAGGGTTCATATCTGATAAATGTTTCAGGAAGCGATGCAGTTAATGCCTCAAATAAAAGAACAATTTCTGAATTTCTTGTAGTAAAACCATTTCTAAATGATAGCACTGCGCTAAGTGACGTACAGCTTGCATCCAATATTATTCCCAACACCGATAACACCGAATCAATTTTCTACAAGAATACTTATGAAGTGATGCCTCTGCCAGCAAGTGTAGGCGGAGAAATGCAGCCCGTAGTATTCTATTATCTTGAGCTGTATAATCTGCATGATGAAAATGCCGTGAATGACTTTAAATTGAATGAAATTATCCTCAATAGCAGAGGGCAGCTTGTTAATTTTAAGTCAAAAAAAATAAATAAATCTGCTGATACCAGAGTTGAAGTCGGATTGGTAAAAGCTCATAAACTCCCGACGGACACCTACACACTTCGTATAGACCTGATCGATAGCGTCGCTAATTATGGTGTTTCTTCATCAAAAAGATTTTTTATTTACAACCCATCTGTTGTTGCACCGGATACACTTTCAGTAACTGTGTCTCCTGTTTTAAGCACAACGTTCGGTGCTATGTCTGTTGAAGAGCTTGATGATCTGTTCAACAAGTCAAAATACATTGCCACTAATCCTGAAATAGATAAATATAAAGCACTCTCGACAGAAGAAGCGAAAAGAGAATTCATGTATAATTTCTGGAAAGCCCGTGATGAAAATCCTTCGGACGATAGAAATGAAAGCTACCTGAGCTATACAAAAAGAATCGGAGAAAGTGATACAAGATTCACTGCAATGGGAAAACAAGGCTGGAAGAGTGATAGAGGAAGAGTATATATTATCTATGGCGAACCTTCAGAAATTGAGAGACATCCTAACGAAACTAACACTCGCCCCTATGAAATTTGGAAGTACGAAAGTCTTGAAGGAGGAGTTTATTTTATTTTTGGTGATCTTACAGGATTCAATGACTACCAGCTGATTCATTCGACCAAAAGAGGTGAATTGCGGGATGAGTACTGGCAGCGTCGGATTGCTATTCAATAA
- a CDS encoding PorV/PorQ family protein — protein MKKIILILILIATSIYAGDVARKGTTGAEQVLIPVGARGIATGGAFLANITGLESIYYNPAGLDIYPQTEAMFSYVSYLADINISYFAIGTSLGDIGSIGLDLKTFDFGDIPVTNESFPDGTGETYSPSFLTLGFTYSKVLTDRIAIGTNLKLISENIQNTNATGFALDAGVQYRFSDALMIGAAVKNIGSDMSYSGQELSSRTAIPGTIPGASSGSYEIITESFQIPSFFQLSLTYAFQFNEQNNLLIGGAYTANNNFEDIGNLGLEYGFMNNFFLRGGYNFLFENTSEYIYGLTFGAGLDYKIGGEVGFVFDYAFRDVKEFPSANHVFTIKLNFQ, from the coding sequence ATGAAAAAAATAATACTTATACTGATCTTAATTGCAACTTCAATCTACGCAGGTGATGTTGCAAGAAAAGGTACTACGGGTGCTGAGCAGGTACTTATACCTGTGGGTGCCCGGGGAATAGCTACAGGTGGTGCGTTCCTGGCTAATATAACAGGGTTAGAATCCATTTATTACAACCCTGCGGGCTTGGATATTTATCCACAAACTGAAGCGATGTTCAGTTATGTTAGCTATCTTGCTGACATAAACATTTCTTACTTTGCCATAGGCACCAGCCTTGGCGATATCGGATCAATAGGCTTGGATTTAAAGACATTTGATTTCGGAGATATTCCGGTTACTAATGAGAGTTTCCCGGATGGAACAGGTGAAACCTATTCGCCTTCATTTTTAACACTTGGATTTACTTATTCAAAAGTTCTGACTGATAGAATAGCTATCGGAACAAACTTAAAGCTTATTTCAGAGAATATTCAAAACACAAATGCGACTGGATTTGCTCTGGATGCAGGCGTTCAATATCGTTTCTCTGATGCATTGATGATTGGTGCTGCTGTCAAAAACATTGGTAGCGATATGAGCTACTCCGGGCAGGAACTTTCATCAAGAACTGCTATTCCAGGTACAATTCCTGGAGCTTCTTCCGGAAGTTATGAAATCATAACCGAATCTTTCCAGATTCCCAGTTTCTTCCAGCTTAGCTTAACTTATGCATTCCAGTTCAATGAACAGAACAATCTGTTGATCGGTGGTGCATACACGGCTAACAACAACTTTGAAGATATTGGCAACCTTGGACTTGAATACGGCTTTATGAACAATTTCTTCCTGAGAGGTGGATATAATTTCTTATTTGAGAATACAAGTGAATATATTTATGGTCTTACTTTCGGTGCTGGTCTGGATTATAAGATTGGCGGCGAAGTTGGATTCGTATTTGATTATGCATTCCGCGATGTGAAGGAATTCCCGAGTGCTAATCATGTATTCACAATTAAGCTGAACTTTCAATAA